In Candidatus Nealsonbacteria bacterium, the genomic stretch CTTTTCATTTGCCCTATTTTTTTGAAACTGTATTTCTTCTATGGATCGTAAAAAATCATTCCTCTTGGAATCAATTTCCAACAATCTATCAATATCAATATCTACGTTTTTAGACTTACACCCCTTCTTTACGGCATCGGGATTACTACGAATAAATTTAATGTCTAACATATTATTGTATTGTTATTTTTATTAAAAACCGAGATCCTCACGAATTCCCTTCATAGCATTAAAACCTATTTCAATAAATTCCTCTAACTCTAATCCTATTTCAGAGCATTTCATTATTATTTCACGATTTGCTCCTCGTGCAAAGGCTTTTTCTTTAAATCTTTTTAATACAGAGGAAGAATTTAGATCGGATATCTTACGTGAGGGTATAACTAATACTGAAGCGACAATTAATCCAGTCAAAGGGTCTGTGCAATAAATTGCTTTTTCCATTAAAGTTTCAGGAACTTTTCCAGTTGCTTGATTATGTGCTTTTATGGCCTCTAGTATTGATTTTTCAACTCCTTTTTCTTCTAATATTTTTACTGTTTGAAATCCATGATTCTCTGGATTATTGGCATAATCTACAATTTCCATATCTAAGTCATGTAAAAGACCTGTCAATCCCCACTTCTTCTCATCTTCCCTAAATTTATTTGCAAGAGCTATCATTATAGCTTCAGTTGCAAGCATATGCTTTATGCTATTTTGGTTCTTAACATATTCCCCTATCAAAAAGAGAGCATCTTTTCTTTCCATGCTAATC encodes the following:
- a CDS encoding HDIG domain-containing protein; translated protein: MERKDALFLIGEYVKNQNSIKHMLATEAIMIALANKFREDEKKWGLTGLLHDLDMEIVDYANNPENHGFQTVKILEEKGVEKSILEAIKAHNQATGKVPETLMEKAIYCTDPLTGLIVASVLVIPSRKISDLNSSSVLKRFKEKAFARGANREIIMKCSEIGLELEEFIEIGFNAMKGIREDLGF